In Desulfobacterales bacterium, the DNA window TTCCAAAAAGATCGAAAACCATATAGGAGCAATCTGGAATTTTATTCATCATTACAATTTGAAAATAGCGCCAACACTGGCCACTACTTGATAAGGACTACCGGATTTATTTATGAAATCAATGGATAATGGAGAAGTTCTGGGGAAAATGTGGGTTGCAAGATGCTACTACTCTGGTAGATGTAATTTCCCAAAGGATGAAAGCAAAGCTATTGTTCTCGCAAAGGAAGTGATAGAAAAAATAAGGGATTTAGCTACTGACGGTAATGATGAGGCTATGTTTCTTTTAGGCTCTGCATATCATGATGGTTTTATTGTCGATAAAGATCTAAAATTAGCGATGGATTGGTACACAAAATCATCGATGAAAGGAAATTACAATGCAACAAATAATTTAGGAGCTATACATTTAGACGACAAAAATTATGATGAAGCAATTATATTACTTGAAAAAGGAGCTGATAGAGGGAACGCTATAAGTTTAAATACATTAGGGCAAATTTATGGAACTGGCATGGGAGTAGCCAAGTATGAAAAAAATCGTTTGAGTATTATAAAAGCTCTTCTGAAAGAAATTATCCTTACGCTCAAATTGTTCTGGGAAATTATTATGAATCGGGATTTGGAACAACCAAGGATAGGTTA includes these proteins:
- a CDS encoding sel1 repeat family protein, which produces MKSMDNGEVLGKMWVARCYYSGRCNFPKDESKAIVLAKEVIEKIRDLATDGNDEAMFLLGSAYHDGFIVDKDLKLAMDWYTKSSMKGNYNATNNLGAIHLDDKNYDEAIILLEKGADRGNAISLNTLGQIYGTGMGVAKYEKNRLSIIKALLKEIILTLKLFWEIIMNRDLEQPRIG